The Parafrankia discariae sequence CCCGCCCGTCAGCGGCCGATGTTCCGAGGTCCGCGATCTCGCGGTCGGCGCGGTCGGCGGGGTCGGCGGGGTCGAGGTCGACCAGGTGGATCCGGCCGGGGTTCTCGGACTGGGCCGTCCGGGCCAGTCCCCACAGGGCCGCGTCCACCAGCCCGGGTACCGGATCGGCCGGAGTCGCCGCGACCGCGCCGACAGTCGTCAGAACCAGCCTGCTGTCCGCCCATCGAGGGTCCGCCAGCCAGGTCTGCAGCAGCGTGAGCAGGGTCGTGGTGCGGCTGCGCACCACGACCGCGTCCACGGTCATCGCCGCGGGGCCGGCCGCCTGTCCGGCCGAGTGGCACTCCACCACGAGCACGTCCGCGGGCTCCGGAAGCGCCGCGCCCAGCCCGATCCGGGCCCAGCCGTCCGTGCCGGCCGCGCCCGCCACGCCCGCCGGGCCGGCGAGTCGCCGTTCCACCCAGTCGACGCCGTGCAGCGACCGGCCGACCGTACCCGGGCCGGTCGGAAGCCGGCCGGGGGAGGTCGGCCGCAGGGTCAGGCCGTCGATGCGGGCCACGGGCAGGCCGGAGCCGTCCGCCAGCAGCAGCCGGACTCGGTCGGACCCGTTTCCCCGGGACAGCCGCGCCCGCAGCGCGCCGCCGGCGGGGGCCGAGCGCCGCACCCCGCTGAAGGCGAACGGCAGCCGCGCGGTGCCGACGTCGGCGAGCAGGTCACCGACGCCGACGGCGTGGAGGACGGCGTCCAGCGACGCCGGGTGGATGGCGAAACCCGCGGTCGACCCGACCGCGCTGTCGGACACCTCCGCGAAGACCTCGGCACCGCGGCGCCACACCCGGCGCAGGCCCCGGAAGGCCGGCCCGTAGGCCAGGCCCGCCGCCGCGAGCATGTCGTGCAGGCCCTCGACGTCCTGTTCCTCGGCTTCGGCAGGCGGCCAGCCGAGCAGATCGTCGTCGGGGACGTCGGCATCGGCGTCGGCGTCCGGAGTGAGCGTGCCGGAGGCCTGGACCGTCCACGGTTCGGCGTCGTCGGCCCGGGCGTGCACCGTGACCGGATGCTGGCCG is a genomic window containing:
- a CDS encoding polyketide synthase dehydratase domain-containing protein; translated protein: MDGADVDWPAVFTGTGATRVDLPTYAFQRLPLWPRQRALAAGDAAGLGLSATGHPVLGAAVVLPGSAATVLSGWLSTATHPWLADHVVFGSVVVPGTVLLDMVLAAGERAGAPEVAELLLHAPLVLPEGGGAQIRVTVEPAGDDGQHPVTVHARADDAEPWTVQASGTLTPDADADADVPDDDLLGWPPAEAEEQDVEGLHDMLAAAGLAYGPAFRGLRRVWRRGAEVFAEVSDSAVGSTAGFAIHPASLDAVLHAVGVGDLLADVGTARLPFAFSGVRRSAPAGGALRARLSRGNGSDRVRLLLADGSGLPVARIDGLTLRPTSPGRLPTGPGTVGRSLHGVDWVERRLAGPAGVAGAAGTDGWARIGLGAALPEPADVLVVECHSAGQAAGPAAMTVDAVVVRSRTTTLLTLLQTWLADPRWADSRLVLTTVGAVAATPADPVPGLVDAALWGLARTAQSENPGRIHLVDLDPADPADRADREIADLGTSAADGREILTALLEAELPQAAFRDGAVRVPRLVRVSAAGTTAPSAGGSAGAPLVAGFGVGSVVVTGGTGSLGVVLARHLVAVHGVSDLVLLS